The Impatiens glandulifera chromosome 3, dImpGla2.1, whole genome shotgun sequence genome contains a region encoding:
- the LOC124932892 gene encoding protein JINGUBANG-like, with the protein MNSYIKPNGGGGGGGGGGSGSHRLKLGAFLHSDPALSNSLKESHSRPSNSSLGSPFRGGGGSGDRSPDEMTDFAPSPSPYIMSPYAKSPWSLAPNLLPSNHNGLIYTLVREEGHVYSLAASDDFLFTGSESKNIRVWKQMKEFSGFKSNSGLVKAIVIAGDKIFTGHQDGKIRVWKFSPENTKNPHRRLGTLPRIRDYIKSAFNPNNYVQVRRHVSVPWIKHYDAVSCMSLDEKQGILYSGSWDKTFKVWRLSDSKCLESVIAHHDAVNSIVTGFDCLVFTGSADGTVKVWRRELMGKTTKHVLVQTLLEQESAVTALATVIPQGLIYSGSSDGLVNFWESKKRLSHGGVLHGHRAAVLCLSVAGNLVLSGSADKSICVWKRNMGGDHSFLSMLTGHGGPIKCLVMKEDCEPTSEGDRKWTVYSGSLDNSVKVWRVLDEQM; encoded by the coding sequence ATGAACAGCTACATAAAACCGAATGGCGGCggtggcggcggcggcggaggtGGGTCAGGTTCTCATCGTCTAAAGCTCGGAGCTTTCCTTCATTCAGATCCCGCACTTTCAAACAGTCTCAAGGAATCCCATTCCCGTCCTAGCAATTCGTCTCTTGGAAGCCCGTTTCGCGGCGGCGGCGGAAGCGGCGATAGATCTCCCGATGAAATGACCGATTTCGCCCCTTCACCTTCTCCTTACATAATGTCGCCCTATGCAAAATCGCCATGGTCTTTGGCTCCTAATCTTCTTCCTTCAAATCATAACGGCCTCATTTACACTCTAGTCCGTGAAGAGGGTCATGTCTATTCACTCGCCGCTTCCGACGACTTTCTCTTTACCGGATCGGAAAGCAAGAACATCCGGGTATGGAAACAAATGAAGGAATTCTCCGGTTTCAAATCTAACAGCGGCCTTGTCAAAGCCATAGTCATTGCCGGCGACAAAATATTCACCGGTCATCAAGACGGTAAAATCCGTGTCTGGAAATTCTCACCGGAAAATACCAAAAATCCTCACCGGCGACTCGGAACCCTTCCCCGAATTAGAGATTACATCAAAAGCGCTTTCAACCCTAATAACTACGTTCAAGTACGGCGACACGTAAGCGTTCCATGGATAAAACATTACGACGCCGTTTCATGCATGAGTTTGGACGAAAAACAGGGAATTCTTTATTCCGGTTCATGGGACAAAACATTCAAAGTTTGGAGACTTTCCGATTCAAAATGTTTGGAATCTGTTATAGCCCATCACGACGCCGTTAATTCAATCGTAACCGGATTTGATTGTCTCGTATTCACCGGTTCAGCCGACGGGACGGTGAAGGTTTGGAGAAGGGAATTAATGGGGAAAACAACAAAGCACGTTCTTGTTCAAACGTTGTTGGAACAAGAGAGTGCCGTGACGGCGTTAGCGACGGTGATTCCTCAAGGATTGATTTACAGTGGGTCATCAGATGGGCTCGTAAATTTCTGGGAATCGAAGAAGAGATTATCTCACGGCGGCGTTTTACATGGTCACAGGGCGGCGGTGCTCTGTCTCTCCGTGGCGGGTAATTTGGTATTGAGTGGATCCGCCGACAAGAGCATTTGTGTATGGAAAAGAAACATGGGAGGTGACCATAGTTTCTTGTCGATGTTAACCGGGCACGGCGGTCCAATAAAGTGTTTGGTAATGAAGGAGGATTGTGAACCGACGTCGGAAGGGGATAGGAAATGGACTGTGTATAGTGGAAGTTTGGATAACTCGGTTAAGGTATGGAGGGTTTTGGACGAGCAAATGTGA
- the LOC124932283 gene encoding transmembrane protein 45B translates to MYESEEAILLASMGTFAGHIIPGSSLALLGLWHTINTIKAYHLKSSTNFRSSYWYPFEFHLIPSLKYLELLFVLTFSILAIIMQILDFPFIHFTFKLNNFEHATMFLHLAIFSGFTLFSEFCSCSDVLTGVSGILATSVFSQELFLLHYHSADHVGLEGHYHWLLQIIVLVSVVACLVTVLCPDSFPAALVLAVTVVFQGCWFVNMGFMLWDHRFVPEGCVMMKNMSSSDVGNSSMHDGAVLCEGKEADFRARGLANLQFSWILGGILIVVGIFTCFKFARRNLFGQSSSNYQQLRCRVATSATAADGSVSMTNLKTTFPISCC, encoded by the coding sequence ATGTATGAATCAGAAGAAGCTATCTTGCTTGCTTCAATGGGGACCTTTGCAGGACACATAATACCCGGTTCTTCGCTTGCCCTTCTCGGGCTATGGCATACTATCAACACCATTAAAGCTTACCATTTGAAAAGTTCAACCAATTTCAGGTCATCATATTGGTACCCATTTGAATTCCATCTAATTCCCAGCCTCAAATACTTAGAACTCCTCTTCGTCCTCACCTTCTCAATCTTAGCCATTATCATGCAAATCTTGGACTTTCCTTTCATTCACTTCACTTTCAAGCTCAACAACTTCGAACACGCCACCATGTTCCTCCATCTAGCTATATTTTCAGGATTCACCCTGTTTTCCGAGTTCTGTTCTTGCTCCGATGTTCTGACAGGAGTTTCAGGAATCCTAGCCACCTCTGTTTTCAGTCAGGAGCTTTTCTTGCTCCATTACCATTCCGCTGATCATGTCGGGTTAGAAGGTCATTACCATTGGCTTCTGCAGATTATAGTGTTGGTTTCTGTAGTGGCATGTTTGGTAACAGTTCTTTGCCCGGATAGTTTTCCGGCAGCACTTGTACTTGCTGTAACAGTTGTTTTCCAAGGTTGTTGGTTCGTGAATATGGGATTTATGTTGTGGGATCATAGATTTGTACCCGAAGGATGTGTGATGATGAAGAATATGAGTTCTTCAGATGTTGGTAATTCTTCTATGCACGATGGAGCAGTTTTGTGCGAAGGTAAAGAGGCTGATTTTAGGGCTAGAGGTTTGGCGAATTTACAGTTCAGTTGGATACTTGGTGGGATTTTAATCGTTGTTGGGATCTTCACTTGCTTCAAGTTTGCAAGAAGGAATCTTTTTGGACAATCGTCGTCTAATTATCAACAACTGCGATGCAGAGTCGCTACCTCCGCCACCGCCGCCGATGGTTCTGTCTCAATGACCAATTTGAAAACAACTTTTCCAATTTCATGCTGTTAA
- the LOC124932286 gene encoding CCG-binding protein 1: MIGSVLIRPSSSIVVLELHSHNSRPSSSSPTISCSSNSRNNSFIPKLEPFNRSKLDRIIKDPPLIQKSENELADYCTILEGDASYSCWRAYFELKDLEKERSKEDVEKLIIEAGGVKSLISCVHGITAIHKAKKEESHIGLAGLKEEDDQKRKETDCPIPDGLPRTTEEVAEEEKGLMPDSPFTRLLRNKGKFPAWYSPVPDHETD; the protein is encoded by the exons atgaTAGGATCGGTGCTTATTCGTCCATCTTCTTCCATAGTTGTTCTTGAACTTCATTCACATAATTCAaggccttcttcttcttccccgaCGATCTCTTGTTCTTCAAATTCGAGGAATAACTCTTTCATTCCAAAGCTCGAGCCTTTTAACAGATCAAAGTTGGATAGAATCATCAAGGATCCTCCTCTCATACAGAAATCCGAGAATGAACTCGCCG ATTACTGTACAATCCTGGAAGGAGATGCTTCTTATAGCTGCTGGAGAGCTTACTTCGAACTAAAAGATCTTGAAAAAGAAAGATCAAAAGAAGATGTGGAGAAGCTTATAATCGAAGCTGGAGGAGTGAAGTCGCTGATAAGCTGTGTGCATGGGATTACCGCGATTCACAAGGCCAAGAAAGAAGAAAGTCATATTGGATTAGCAGGTTTGAAGGAGGAAGATGATCAGAAGAGGAAGGAGACAGACTGTCCGATCCCCGACGGGTTGCCTAGGACGACAGAGGAGGTGGCAGAGGAGGAGAAAGGATTGATGCCGGATTCTCCCTTCACTCGTCTGTTGAGGAACAAAGGGAAATTCCCAGCTTGGTATTCCCCTGTGCCAGACCATGAGACAGATTGA
- the LOC124932282 gene encoding peptidyl-prolyl cis-trans isomerase CYP40: MARPRCFLDISIGGELEGRLVVELYNDVVPRTAENFRALCTGEKGIGPNTGVPLHYKGIRFHRVIKSFMIQGGDTSAGDGTGGESIYGDKFEDENFELKHERKGMLSMANSGLNTNGSQFFITTTRTPHLDGKHVVFGKVIKGMGVVRSIEHVPTGENDVPELDVVVANCGEIPEGTDDGTSNFFEDGDMFSDWPADIENGSADLSWWVSAVDSIKSFGNEHFKKHDYKMALRKYKKALRYLDVCWEKEGIDEDMSSSLRKTKAQIFTNSSACKLKLGDLNGALLDTEFAMRDDETNVKALFRRGQTQMALNDIDSAVECFKRALDLEPNDAAIRKEFAAAKQKISNRREQQKKAYSKMFK; this comes from the exons ATGGCAAGGCCTAGGTGTTTCCTGGACATTAGCATCGGAGGAGAGTTGGAAGGGAGGTTAGTGGTGGAGCTCTATAACGACGTCGTTCCAAGAACAGCCGAGAACTTCAGGGCTCTTTGCACTGGAGAGAAGGGTATTGGTCCCAACACTGGAGTCCCTCTCCATTACAAG GGAATTCGTTTTCATCGTGTCATTAAGAGTTTCATGATACAAGGTGGTGATACTTCTGCTGGAGATGGAACAGGAGGAGAATCAATTTACGGTGATAAGTTTGAAGATGAGAATTTTGAATTGAAACATGAAAGGAAGGGAATGTTGTCCATGGCAAATTCTGGCCTCAACACAAATGGATCTCAGTTTTTCATTACCACGACTCGCACTCCGCATCTCGATGGGAAACATGTTGTGTTTGGGAAAGTTATTAAAGGAATGGGAGTAGTTCGTTCTATTGAGCATGTTCCAACCGGTGAAAATGATGTACCTGAACTTGATGTTGTAGTTGCTAACTGTGGAGAAATTCCAGAGGGGACTGATGATGGTACATCCAATTTCTTTGAAGATGGTGATATGTTTTCGGATTGGCCGGCTGACATTGAAAATGGTTCTGCCGACCTCTCTTGGTGGGTAAGTGCGGTTGACTCGATAAAGTCGTTTGGCAATGAACATTTCAAG AAGCATGACTATAAGATGGCTCTTAGAAAATATAAGAAGGCTTTACGTTATTTGGACGTATGCTGGGAGAAGGAAGGGATTGATGAAG ACATGAGTTCATCTTTGAGAAAGACAAAAGCTCAGATCTTTACCAATAGTTCT gcTTGTAAATTGAAATTGGGAGATTTGAATGGTGCACTTTTAGACACCGAGTTTGCTATGCGTGATGATGAGACAAATGTCAAAGCTCTGTTTCGCAGAGGCCAG ACGCAGATGGCACTTAATGATATAGATTCTGCAGTTGAATGTTTCAAGAGGGCACTGGACCTTGAACCAAATGATG CTGCAATAAGAAAGGAGTTTGCCGCTGCAAAACAGAAG ATTAGTAACAGAAGGGAACAACAGAAGAAAGCATACTCAAAGATGTTCAAGTAA